A single Paenibacillus sp. FSL R5-0517 DNA region contains:
- a CDS encoding 2-dehydropantoate 2-reductase N-terminal domain-containing protein — translation MKILVYGAGILGSQLAHVLVRGGNDVTVLARGKRAEELEKDGVVIRHMFQFKTTVDPVRVTRTLEVDDQYDLIFVVMKYNDFPSILPILADNQSSNIVIVGNNADARSMQNFLEVNSKVAKQIAFGFHVSGGKREKDRMLSIGGGSGQMVIGSLDGDIKFKPLLDQAFQHVKYKLNVLSDIDAWLKSHIVPILMLNAVSFNEKFELIKLDGNRKQIHHMIRAMDEGFSVLEAMGITIIPEIQAKMIRKHQRTLYLLLKIYSVLPIHKLIAGSFGEIEALNNVFNDWKKTTGIPTPHWDVLKRDFTPLK, via the coding sequence ATGAAAATATTAGTGTATGGTGCGGGGATTCTGGGGAGTCAACTGGCGCACGTCCTGGTACGCGGTGGCAATGATGTCACTGTTCTGGCTAGAGGGAAGCGGGCAGAGGAGCTGGAGAAGGATGGAGTCGTCATCCGGCATATGTTTCAATTCAAAACGACAGTTGATCCGGTTCGGGTCACCAGAACGTTGGAGGTGGATGACCAATATGATCTGATTTTTGTTGTGATGAAATATAATGATTTTCCTTCAATATTACCTATTCTGGCAGACAATCAGAGCAGCAATATTGTAATCGTAGGTAACAACGCAGATGCACGAAGCATGCAAAACTTTTTGGAGGTAAACAGCAAGGTGGCAAAACAGATCGCGTTTGGATTCCACGTGAGTGGAGGGAAGCGTGAAAAAGACCGCATGTTATCGATCGGTGGAGGCAGCGGACAAATGGTGATTGGCAGTCTGGATGGTGATATCAAATTTAAACCTTTGCTGGATCAAGCTTTCCAACATGTGAAATACAAGTTGAATGTTCTAAGCGATATTGATGCCTGGTTGAAAAGCCATATTGTGCCCATTCTGATGCTGAATGCAGTGAGCTTTAATGAGAAGTTTGAGTTGATCAAGTTGGACGGGAACAGAAAGCAAATTCATCATATGATTAGGGCGATGGATGAGGGCTTCAGCGTACTTGAGGCAATGGGCATAACGATTATACCGGAGATTCAGGCTAAAATGATTCGTAAGCATCAACGGACGTTGTACCTTCTGTTGAAGATCTACAGTGTGCTTCCAATTCATAAGCTGATTGCGGGTTCTTTTGGAGAGATTGAGGCACTAAATAATGTATTTAACGATTGGAAAAAGACAACAGGCATCCCGACACCCCATTGGGACGTGCTGAAAAGAGATTTTACTCCCCTTAAATAA
- a CDS encoding DUF4395 domain-containing protein encodes MREVPMRYVKANQVGIVLFVLLSFVFNPLVVLGALWSIQVVGLASGGKLNLFVQIGKVVLTSKGTETQAVELQRFNNILAVLFLSLAIISFSLGWTVAGYLFAVMLLTAASAALVGYCVGCTVYFWYKQLRAGRKIGF; translated from the coding sequence ATGCGGGAAGTGCCCATGCGCTATGTGAAAGCGAATCAGGTCGGTATTGTGTTGTTTGTTTTACTTTCATTTGTGTTTAATCCACTTGTAGTTCTGGGCGCGCTGTGGAGCATTCAGGTGGTTGGTCTGGCTTCCGGTGGAAAGCTTAATCTGTTTGTGCAAATTGGGAAAGTTGTGTTGACCAGTAAAGGGACAGAAACGCAGGCAGTGGAGCTGCAGCGATTCAACAATATTCTGGCTGTGCTCTTCCTGTCTCTGGCGATCATTTCATTTTCACTTGGCTGGACGGTTGCAGGTTATCTATTTGCTGTGATGCTTCTTACAGCTGCAAGTGCCGCCCTGGTGGGCTATTGTGTGGGCTGCACCGTATACTTCTGGTACAAACAATTGCGAGCAGGCAGAAAAATTGGATTTTGA
- a CDS encoding NPP1 family protein — protein sequence MKKIVLMLLAFLMACVPWVTVVEAAEINHDQVVGFQELSPVTVTQQAAKRFQPFLKVYHGCVPFPAVDQQGNTSAGLNTSGSSNGNCSSSTGQIYSRSAWHNGVWAIMYSWYFPKDSPSPGLGHRHDWEGIVVWVDNPAAANPQILSIAYSGHGQFTNVTPSNTNTQGNHPLISYNSTWPLNHELGVTNTVGGTQPLIGWDDLTSAARNALNTTDFGSANVPFNDNNFTNNLNKAWFR from the coding sequence ATGAAAAAAATTGTGTTAATGCTCCTGGCCTTTCTTATGGCATGTGTTCCTTGGGTCACCGTTGTTGAAGCAGCGGAGATTAATCATGATCAGGTTGTCGGATTTCAGGAACTCTCACCCGTTACCGTGACACAACAAGCAGCCAAGCGTTTTCAGCCTTTTCTCAAAGTCTATCATGGTTGTGTGCCTTTCCCCGCAGTGGATCAACAGGGCAATACCAGTGCTGGTTTGAATACGTCCGGGTCATCGAATGGAAACTGTAGCTCCAGTACAGGACAGATTTACTCCCGTTCCGCTTGGCACAATGGGGTGTGGGCTATCATGTATTCATGGTATTTCCCCAAAGACTCCCCCTCCCCTGGACTCGGCCATCGTCATGACTGGGAAGGTATCGTCGTGTGGGTGGATAATCCGGCAGCGGCCAATCCCCAAATCCTCTCCATCGCGTATTCCGGTCACGGCCAGTTCACCAACGTCACACCGAGCAATACCAATACACAAGGTAACCATCCGTTAATTTCCTATAATAGCACCTGGCCGCTAAACCATGAACTTGGTGTTACTAACACTGTTGGGGGAACACAACCTTTAATCGGATGGGACGACCTGACTTCTGCGGCACGAAATGCGCTTAATACTACGGACTTTGGCAGCGCCAACGTACCTTTTAACGATAACAATTTCACGAACAATCTGAACAAGGCTTGGTTTAGGTAA
- a CDS encoding diacylglycerol kinase: protein MKKARLIYNPTSGREEMKKRLADILQRLDQGGIEASCHATTGEGDATREAELAIERGYDMIIAAGGDGTLYEVINGMAERENRPPLGVFPLGTTNDFARALGIPRQWEDYVDLVINQQLRPLDLGKANDKYFINIAGGGSLTELTYEVPSRLKTMIGQLAYYMKGIEKMASLSPQELIIRADGQEEIHDEFMLFLIANTNSVGGFEKLAPGATIDDGLFDVIGVRKCNLADMIRLVTLALRGEHLNDKKVVHFQTSHMEVTSPGYVQLNLDGELGGTLPATFTNLKHHLQLYR from the coding sequence ATGAAAAAAGCTCGCTTAATATATAATCCGACCTCAGGCCGGGAAGAAATGAAGAAACGTCTGGCTGATATTTTGCAGCGTTTGGATCAAGGTGGTATTGAAGCTTCATGTCATGCAACAACAGGTGAAGGTGATGCAACCCGCGAAGCTGAACTCGCGATTGAACGCGGCTATGACATGATTATTGCTGCTGGTGGCGATGGTACGTTGTACGAAGTCATCAACGGTATGGCCGAGCGGGAGAACCGTCCTCCGCTGGGTGTGTTTCCTTTGGGAACAACGAATGATTTTGCGCGTGCACTCGGCATTCCGAGACAGTGGGAAGATTACGTGGATCTGGTCATTAACCAGCAGCTTCGTCCGCTCGATCTGGGCAAAGCGAATGATAAATATTTTATCAACATCGCCGGTGGCGGATCATTAACTGAACTGACCTATGAAGTACCGAGTCGTCTGAAAACGATGATTGGGCAACTGGCCTATTATATGAAGGGTATTGAGAAAATGGCGAGCCTGTCTCCTCAGGAGCTGATTATTCGCGCCGACGGTCAGGAAGAGATTCATGATGAATTCATGTTATTCCTCATCGCCAATACCAATTCGGTCGGGGGCTTCGAGAAGTTGGCTCCAGGTGCAACCATTGACGATGGTCTGTTCGATGTGATCGGTGTCCGCAAATGTAATCTGGCTGATATGATCCGCCTCGTCACGCTCGCGCTGCGTGGGGAGCATCTGAACGATAAGAAAGTGGTTCATTTCCAGACAAGTCATATGGAAGTTACGTCGCCAGGCTATGTGCAACTGAACCTCGATGGAGAGTTGGGCGGCACGCTGCCAGCCACATTTACGAACCTCAAGCATCATCTGCAATTGTATCGTTAA
- the rlmD gene encoding 23S rRNA (uracil(1939)-C(5))-methyltransferase RlmD — translation MSNTNRSGRGKNRRNSAASQGQGNASASRQPSQSSRPSSRQQGKEVRPQGASLSAVRPKGRARESAPIEGLPVSKNEETVIDIIGMNHEGEGVGRANGYTLFVQGALPSETVRVRVMKTKKQYGYAKLLEIVNASPDRVSAPCPIYDQCGGCQIQHMSYAGQLAWKRQLVVDNLQRIGKLNVMVEDAETLGSNVQDDASVGDANQTTEPATSEVQMIGSNRIRLRLEGVMNGEDTEQGIRVLPTMGMDEPWRYRNKAQVPIGVTEGGLVGGFYAKGSHRIIDMESCLIQHEHNDEVVAKVKEIGSHFGISAYNEETGRGLLRHVVVKKAFRTGEMMLVLVTNGRDIPYKDEWIGSIREAIPHVASICQNVNKKQTNVIFGDETRVLWGRDVIYDFIGDVQFAISARSFYQVNPVQTEVLYGKTVEYAGLSGKETVIDAYCGIGTISLFLAQHADQVYGVEIVPEAIEDARSNALLNEMRNVKFEVGASEDVIPRWKEQGIEADVIVVDPPRKGCDPRLLDTILEMKPERVVYVSCNPSTLARDLRVLEDGGYRTVEVTPVDMFPHTVHVESVAMLKWKGQD, via the coding sequence TTGTCTAATACGAACCGCAGCGGTCGTGGAAAAAACCGCCGGAATTCGGCTGCCTCTCAGGGGCAAGGGAACGCTTCAGCGTCCCGTCAGCCAAGTCAATCATCTCGTCCATCATCACGTCAGCAAGGAAAAGAGGTGCGGCCACAAGGCGCATCTCTTTCTGCCGTTCGTCCAAAGGGGAGAGCGCGTGAATCTGCACCAATCGAAGGGCTGCCCGTTAGCAAAAATGAAGAGACCGTCATCGACATCATTGGTATGAACCATGAAGGTGAGGGCGTAGGTCGTGCGAATGGATACACGCTCTTTGTGCAGGGTGCGCTTCCCAGTGAAACTGTGCGCGTGCGCGTGATGAAAACCAAGAAGCAGTATGGCTACGCCAAGTTACTGGAGATCGTGAACGCCAGCCCGGATCGTGTGTCCGCGCCTTGCCCGATCTATGATCAGTGCGGAGGCTGCCAGATCCAGCATATGAGCTATGCCGGACAGCTTGCGTGGAAACGCCAGTTGGTCGTAGATAATTTGCAGCGGATTGGCAAGTTGAACGTGATGGTGGAGGATGCGGAGACGTTGGGATCCAACGTGCAGGATGACGCTTCAGTTGGTGATGCGAATCAGACAACTGAACCGGCTACTTCTGAAGTGCAAATGATCGGCAGCAATCGTATTCGACTTCGCCTTGAAGGTGTCATGAACGGAGAAGATACGGAGCAGGGCATTCGTGTACTGCCTACGATGGGTATGGACGAGCCATGGCGCTATCGGAATAAGGCACAGGTGCCAATTGGTGTGACCGAGGGTGGCCTGGTAGGAGGATTTTATGCCAAAGGAAGCCATCGGATCATCGATATGGAGAGCTGTCTTATTCAGCATGAGCACAATGATGAAGTCGTTGCGAAGGTGAAAGAGATCGGCAGTCATTTTGGAATCAGTGCATATAACGAAGAGACAGGTCGCGGCCTGCTGCGCCATGTGGTTGTGAAGAAGGCGTTCCGTACAGGCGAGATGATGCTTGTACTGGTTACCAATGGTCGAGATATTCCGTACAAAGACGAATGGATTGGCAGTATCCGTGAAGCGATTCCGCATGTCGCGAGCATCTGCCAGAACGTGAACAAAAAACAGACCAACGTTATCTTTGGCGATGAGACCCGAGTACTGTGGGGCCGTGATGTAATCTATGACTTTATTGGCGATGTGCAGTTTGCGATCTCGGCGCGTTCGTTCTATCAGGTGAATCCGGTGCAGACGGAAGTACTGTATGGGAAGACGGTAGAATATGCCGGACTGAGCGGCAAAGAGACGGTAATTGATGCCTATTGTGGCATTGGAACGATTTCTCTTTTCCTCGCACAACATGCGGATCAAGTGTACGGGGTAGAGATTGTACCTGAAGCGATTGAGGATGCTCGCAGCAATGCACTCTTGAACGAGATGCGTAACGTGAAGTTTGAAGTTGGCGCATCCGAGGACGTTATTCCACGCTGGAAAGAACAAGGCATCGAAGCTGATGTCATCGTTGTCGATCCGCCGCGTAAGGGCTGCGATCCACGTTTGCTGGATACAATCCTTGAGATGAAGCCGGAGCGCGTGGTGTACGTCAGTTGTAATCCGAGCACGCTGGCACGTGATCTACGTGTGCTGGAGGATGGCGGGTATCGCACGGTTGAGGTAACGCCAGTGGATATGTTCCCACACACGGTGCATGTGGAGTCGGTGGCGATGCTCAAATGGAAGGGGCAGGACTAA
- a CDS encoding phosphopantetheine-binding protein, with translation MSKSIESILRDEIFAELDIEYSDDHDTRLLEQGIDSVGFIKLIVLVESKFNISIPDEDLLFEKFSTAGLILNYLTEKTL, from the coding sequence ATGTCTAAATCAATAGAATCTATCTTGAGAGATGAAATTTTTGCTGAGCTGGACATCGAGTATTCGGATGACCACGATACCCGTTTGTTGGAACAAGGGATCGATTCAGTAGGCTTCATCAAGCTTATTGTTTTAGTGGAATCGAAGTTTAACATCTCGATCCCTGATGAAGATCTGTTATTTGAGAAGTTCTCCACGGCTGGATTAATCCTTAATTATTTGACTGAGAAAACGCTATGA
- a CDS encoding class I adenylate-forming enzyme family protein, with product MMTIIQRLFLEASDRQDHIILEDLKQQWTYAEVMTEAYLIALYIHKNFELESGSHLALYTNNEPLFIFAALGIQFCGFVLVPVPYSASNTEIENILNASDAKLVISKSAQPAHLNCDIPWVTAQDLSQEPMPAFELISLTNQSNPNQCAILLPTSGTTGKSKIVMLSHWNVLTNALAHGGKVGYTDQDSFLVTMPVHFSSTIVTQLISCMLYGTRIKLISLPLLPRTAFKLFQNKAVTAFSAVPTQLMHFVSDFHQTKNWSAFDSIEFIVISGAAIPAKLVDHLQTVFPHSDIIQTYGLTEASPRVSMMERGERSLSCGSPINDVSIRLVDEEENEVEGAAIGEIWVKGPNVMLGYYKNPELTNATIVEGWLKTGDLGYWNESGCLILTGRKKNIIISGGINIYPEEIEEFLYGLKEVEEVMVVGVHDNLLGEVPIAFLKVFNDCLVDIDALTRHCKLHLSSYKVPRQWRIVDNIPKTKTGKLDRASTKRLLLNEIY from the coding sequence ATGATGACTATCATTCAGCGTCTATTTCTGGAGGCCTCTGATCGCCAAGATCATATTATCCTTGAAGATCTAAAGCAGCAATGGACTTACGCAGAGGTGATGACAGAAGCTTATTTGATTGCTTTATACATCCACAAGAATTTTGAGCTTGAGTCCGGAAGTCATCTTGCATTATACACAAATAATGAGCCCTTGTTCATTTTTGCGGCGCTTGGCATTCAATTCTGCGGTTTTGTGTTAGTACCGGTTCCTTATTCGGCATCCAATACTGAAATTGAAAATATTTTAAATGCCAGTGACGCCAAATTGGTTATCAGCAAATCTGCACAGCCTGCGCATTTAAATTGCGACATTCCTTGGGTTACCGCTCAGGATTTATCGCAAGAACCAATGCCTGCGTTCGAATTGATCTCGTTAACCAATCAGTCCAATCCCAATCAATGTGCGATTCTCCTTCCTACATCAGGCACAACCGGAAAATCTAAAATCGTTATGTTATCCCATTGGAATGTATTAACGAATGCGTTGGCACATGGCGGAAAGGTGGGGTATACGGATCAAGATTCGTTTCTTGTAACGATGCCCGTTCATTTCAGTTCTACGATTGTCACGCAATTGATTTCTTGCATGTTATATGGAACCCGAATTAAACTTATCAGCTTGCCTTTGCTGCCGCGCACAGCGTTTAAACTGTTTCAGAATAAGGCGGTCACGGCATTCTCAGCGGTGCCTACGCAATTGATGCACTTTGTTTCCGATTTCCATCAGACAAAGAACTGGAGTGCCTTTGATTCAATTGAATTTATTGTAATTAGCGGTGCGGCGATTCCCGCGAAATTAGTAGACCATCTTCAGACTGTATTTCCTCACTCGGACATTATTCAAACCTATGGATTGACCGAAGCTTCTCCGCGGGTGAGCATGATGGAACGGGGAGAGCGCAGCTTATCCTGTGGATCACCCATAAATGACGTTTCTATTCGTCTTGTCGACGAAGAAGAGAATGAGGTTGAAGGAGCAGCTATCGGAGAAATTTGGGTCAAGGGCCCGAATGTGATGCTCGGTTATTACAAAAACCCGGAGCTAACGAACGCTACCATTGTTGAGGGCTGGTTGAAGACAGGAGATTTGGGATATTGGAATGAATCAGGATGTCTTATACTCACAGGCCGAAAGAAGAATATCATTATATCCGGCGGTATCAATATCTATCCGGAAGAAATCGAGGAATTTTTGTACGGCTTGAAAGAAGTGGAGGAGGTCATGGTTGTTGGTGTACACGATAATTTGTTAGGTGAAGTGCCCATCGCATTTCTGAAAGTCTTTAATGATTGCCTGGTTGATATAGATGCACTGACACGACATTGCAAATTGCATTTGTCATCGTATAAAGTGCCTAGACAATGGAGGATTGTAGATAACATTCCAAAAACAAAGACAGGAAAACTGGACAGGGCAAGTACGAAGCGCTTATTGCTAAATGAGATATACTGA
- a CDS encoding NAD-dependent epimerase/dehydratase family protein, which translates to MGIIIFIVLTGVAGFIGSNLAERLLREGHSVIGVDNFLTGSTVNIDNLLRSPNFKFIEHDVIYPLAIEGPVDWVMHFASPASPPKYLSYPIETMRVNSEGTMHLLYLAKEKQAAFFLASTSEIYGNPTVHPQPESYYGNVNSIGARSCYNEAKRYAEAITYWMNRKYGIPVRVIRIFNTFGPKMDLHDGRVITNFINEIMSKQNLTIYGDGRQTRSFQYIDDLLEGIVRLMSTTYEQPINLGNPEEVTILEVAQILKELMKSNAQLEFLPLPEDDPRRRKPDITISRTIMNWEPAISLHDALAKTIHYYQGQYIH; encoded by the coding sequence GTGGGGATCATAATATTCATTGTATTAACAGGAGTTGCAGGTTTCATCGGTTCCAACCTTGCCGAGAGGCTGCTGCGGGAAGGCCATTCCGTTATCGGCGTCGATAATTTTCTGACCGGGTCTACTGTCAACATAGACAATCTCTTACGGTCGCCAAATTTCAAGTTTATCGAGCATGACGTCATTTATCCGCTCGCAATTGAAGGCCCTGTCGATTGGGTGATGCATTTTGCAAGCCCTGCCAGTCCGCCTAAATATTTGTCCTATCCGATCGAAACGATGAGGGTCAACAGCGAAGGGACTATGCATCTGCTGTATCTGGCCAAAGAAAAGCAGGCTGCCTTCTTCTTGGCTTCAACAAGCGAGATCTACGGTAACCCAACTGTTCACCCTCAGCCGGAGAGCTACTATGGCAACGTGAATTCGATTGGAGCAAGAAGCTGCTACAACGAAGCGAAGCGCTATGCAGAGGCGATCACCTACTGGATGAACAGGAAATACGGTATACCGGTAAGGGTCATTCGGATCTTCAATACATTCGGCCCGAAGATGGATCTACATGACGGACGCGTCATTACCAATTTCATTAATGAAATCATGTCCAAGCAAAACCTTACGATTTATGGCGACGGCAGACAGACGAGAAGCTTTCAGTATATCGACGATTTGCTGGAAGGGATTGTGAGACTGATGAGCACCACGTATGAACAGCCAATCAATTTGGGGAATCCGGAGGAAGTCACCATACTTGAAGTCGCCCAAATATTGAAGGAGTTAATGAAGTCCAACGCGCAGTTAGAGTTTCTCCCGCTGCCGGAAGACGATCCAAGGAGAAGGAAGCCGGATATTACCATTTCAAGGACGATTATGAACTGGGAACCGGCGATCAGTTTACATGATGCACTCGCTAAAACGATCCATTATTACCAGGGTCAATATATCCATTAA
- a CDS encoding phosphopantetheine-binding protein: MQEQIIAMISEIKEDAELANRLNEHSNIMEDGGLDSLQLITFVLNVEERFGIEIDFEQFDFDLMESVTTFCNYISELQKTAPV; this comes from the coding sequence ATGCAAGAACAGATCATAGCGATGATAAGCGAAATCAAGGAAGACGCTGAGCTGGCAAACCGTTTGAACGAGCATTCCAACATCATGGAAGACGGGGGATTGGACTCCCTACAGCTAATTACTTTTGTATTAAATGTGGAAGAGCGTTTCGGTATTGAGATCGATTTTGAACAATTCGACTTCGATCTTATGGAGTCGGTAACGACCTTCTGCAATTATATCTCGGAGCTACAGAAGACAGCGCCTGTATGA
- a CDS encoding UDP-glucuronosyltransferase, translated as MGKRKVTILCSGFGLGFYIPGLLAASDFEKREIATEVLVFESYLEQDKMDHIVDSRKAYHNNFALANLSARMPMDIRGSIDYAQVELLLEAWKAEDRYEFISLSGHWIYILDLYREKMLPNRIHVDLLYVDSDLAPSWKSLKKFHPHYDEYYYNACLYDTDKMEIRCEIPVLHRTPLPFNSRKQRLVVHGGGWGMGTYQSTIPELAGHNYGLDIVAYDWKEAKPDPDHRYWMNDPEWCAWVKSANGLHEFPPYIEITGEGTKSYAAEVDHHWLFDIASEAMAIVAKPGAGTLIDSLASGTPLILLEPFGSHELSNLELWESLGFGIRYEKWKEMDFSVEVLKEMHQALMNRPGERTNYVDHYCARVALTKG; from the coding sequence ATGGGTAAGCGGAAAGTGACGATTCTATGCTCGGGTTTCGGTCTGGGTTTCTATATTCCCGGTCTGTTAGCTGCAAGTGATTTCGAGAAAAGGGAGATCGCGACGGAAGTGCTCGTGTTCGAAAGCTATTTGGAGCAAGACAAGATGGATCATATTGTAGACAGCAGAAAGGCTTATCACAATAATTTCGCACTTGCCAATCTATCGGCCCGAATGCCGATGGATATCCGGGGCAGCATTGATTATGCCCAGGTCGAGCTGTTGCTGGAGGCGTGGAAAGCGGAAGACCGATACGAATTCATATCGCTATCCGGACACTGGATCTATATTCTGGATTTGTATAGGGAGAAGATGCTGCCGAATCGAATTCATGTAGACCTGCTCTACGTCGATTCAGATCTGGCCCCGTCCTGGAAGAGCTTGAAGAAGTTTCATCCTCACTATGACGAGTATTATTACAATGCTTGTCTCTATGACACCGACAAGATGGAGATTCGATGCGAAATCCCGGTTCTTCATCGTACGCCACTGCCCTTCAACTCAAGGAAGCAGCGGCTTGTTGTTCATGGCGGCGGCTGGGGGATGGGCACTTATCAAAGTACAATTCCAGAGCTTGCCGGCCATAACTACGGGCTTGATATCGTAGCTTACGATTGGAAGGAAGCGAAGCCCGATCCCGATCACCGATATTGGATGAATGATCCGGAATGGTGTGCATGGGTGAAGAGTGCGAACGGCCTGCACGAGTTTCCGCCATACATCGAAATAACGGGAGAAGGCACGAAGTCATACGCCGCTGAGGTTGATCATCATTGGTTATTCGATATCGCTTCGGAGGCGATGGCTATCGTGGCCAAGCCGGGAGCGGGCACATTAATCGACTCGCTTGCATCCGGTACCCCTCTTATTTTGCTGGAGCCGTTCGGAAGTCACGAGCTTAGCAATTTGGAATTGTGGGAGTCTCTGGGGTTCGGAATCCGCTACGAGAAGTGGAAGGAGATGGATTTTTCCGTAGAGGTCCTTAAGGAGATGCATCAAGCGCTCATGAACAGACCCGGAGAACGAACGAATTATGTGGATCATTATTGTGCGAGAGTCGCGTTAACGAAGGGGTAA
- a CDS encoding radical SAM protein — protein MSVNKLSVVQDKTMTSYPRWIVMQLLEECNLRCKMCYEWGLEGPYKSKKTLAHLDPDLIKKIIVECSPGKPYYDFFGGEPLMYPWLGDILAMINHYGSKADFPTNGTLLEQHAEMLVETAPNKIWMSLDGPEEINDKQRGKGVFKKVIKGIEKLYELRESKGKQFPKMGVSFIITPLNYMYVEEFFFKHIDLSMLDHISMEVQLYATEEQYAQYVEVLSDKFDVHEAPYAKGMVWRDTSSFSQIDIPELTRQLNNVKAYCLKNSIHVITYPKTIDEQNLSNYFSGQFHQMADKRNRCSLPWVYAEITARGDVSPCHAFYDLTFGNVNEESLMDIWSSDKYKDYRAYMKKNMLPICTACSRYYIY, from the coding sequence ATGAGCGTAAACAAATTGAGTGTCGTCCAAGATAAGACAATGACAAGCTATCCGAGATGGATCGTCATGCAGCTGTTGGAGGAGTGTAATTTACGATGCAAGATGTGCTATGAGTGGGGACTCGAAGGGCCCTACAAAAGCAAAAAAACGTTAGCGCATCTGGATCCGGATCTCATTAAAAAGATCATCGTCGAGTGCAGCCCGGGCAAGCCATATTACGATTTCTTCGGTGGCGAGCCACTGATGTACCCTTGGCTGGGCGACATTCTCGCCATGATCAATCACTATGGAAGTAAAGCAGATTTTCCCACGAACGGCACATTGCTTGAGCAGCATGCCGAGATGCTTGTCGAGACTGCTCCAAATAAGATCTGGATGTCTCTCGACGGCCCTGAGGAAATCAACGATAAGCAGAGAGGCAAAGGCGTATTCAAGAAAGTAATCAAGGGGATCGAGAAGCTTTATGAGCTTCGGGAAAGCAAGGGCAAGCAATTTCCGAAAATGGGTGTATCCTTTATCATTACGCCCTTGAACTATATGTACGTTGAGGAATTTTTCTTTAAGCATATCGACTTGTCGATGTTGGACCATATCAGTATGGAAGTGCAGCTCTACGCAACGGAAGAGCAATATGCCCAATATGTGGAGGTTCTTAGTGACAAATTCGACGTGCATGAAGCTCCTTATGCCAAGGGGATGGTGTGGCGGGACACCAGTTCGTTCAGCCAGATCGATATTCCGGAATTGACGAGACAGCTCAATAATGTTAAAGCGTACTGCTTGAAAAACAGTATTCATGTGATCACCTATCCGAAAACGATAGATGAGCAAAATTTGAGCAACTATTTCTCGGGGCAATTCCATCAGATGGCTGATAAACGAAATCGCTGCTCCCTTCCATGGGTTTATGCAGAGATTACAGCAAGGGGCGACGTTTCGCCCTGCCATGCCTTCTATGATTTGACCTTTGGCAACGTGAACGAAGAGAGCTTGATGGATATCTGGAGTAGTGACAAGTACAAAGATTATCGCGCGTATATGAAAAAAAATATGCTTCCGATCTGCACGGCTTGTTCAAGGTATTATATCTATTGA